Proteins from a single region of Drosophila biarmipes strain raj3 chromosome 3R, RU_DBia_V1.1, whole genome shotgun sequence:
- the LOC108024312 gene encoding uncharacterized protein LOC108024312, which translates to MKKLCLLLLMAHFVTSSRDLNRILDRDEWITIAKEYIKNHKPYKAKVYEPYKPQIVNFTNPFDGDIWDTTTEANIKESTTNGPTEEISSTTSSTEDTTTLQPEFSTTESSYITSEQPETTTSILETTTSWPESTTQSTDFTTESSESTTGISSEVQSTTDSIFVTSEAPETTTKSTTGISSEDQSTTDSIFVTSEAPETSTSILESTAENTELSTVYSTTTSPESLELSTETNPSSTEFLSTTENNPVTTTLPESTTIGEFSTESTTLSQSTTQLTDFTTESYESTTEIYSENQYHTTTETLETSTENLITSTTLLEIISTTPGIETTTSYLGTVIDSTEVESSTPSGFNLTTTEIIQRQEETTTPRPSYLVEDSIRQRPRKLKYTSDTEPELYWY; encoded by the exons ATGAAGAAATTGTGTTTGCTTCTTTTAATGGCACATTTTGTGACTTCAAGTAGAGATTTAAATAGAATTCTTGATCGCGACGAATGGATTACAATAGCCAAAGAGTACATAAAAAACCACAAGCCGTATAAGGCAAAAGTCTACGAACCTTACAAGccgcaaattgtaaattttacaAACCCGTTCGATGGAGATATTTGGGACACAACTACAGAAGCAAACATTAAGGAATCTACGACAAATGGGCCAACTGAAGAAATATCCAGCACAACGAGTAGTACCGAAGATACAACAACATTGCAGCCTGAATTTTCTACTACAGAATCTAGTTATATCACTTCGGAACAGCCTGAAACAACCACAAGTATATTGGAGACAACAACATCATGGCCGGAATCAACTACCCAATCTACCGATTTTACAACAGAATCAAGTGAATCAACCACTGGAATATCTTCAGAAGTTCAGAGTACAACTGATTCTATTTTCGTAACATCGGAAGCTCCTGAAACAACCACAA AATCAACCACTGGCATATCTTCAGAAGATCAGAGTACAACTGATTCTATTTTCGTAACATCGGAAGCTCCTGAAACAAGCACAAGTATTTTAGAGTCCACTGCAGAAAACACGGAGTTAAGTACTGTTTATTCTACGACAACCAGTCCCGAATCTTTAGAATTGTCCACAGAAACAAATCCAAGTAGTACGGAATTTCTAAGTACTACAGAAAATAATCCAGTTACTACAACTTTGCCGGAATCAACAACCATTGGAGAGTTTTCTACAGAATCAACCACTTTGTCGCAATCAACTACCCAGTTAACCGATTTCACAACAGAATCATATGAATCAACCACTGAAATTTATTCAGAAAATCAGTATCATACTACAACTGAAACATTGGAAACCTCTACAGAGAACCTAATAACGTCTACAACTCTGCTGGAAATTATAAGCACCACTCCGGGCATAGAAACTACAACCTCATACCTAGGTACAGTGATTGACAGCACAGAAGTGGAGAGTTCAACACCATCtggttttaatttaacaacTACTGAAATAATTCAAAGGCAGGAGGAAACGACCACGCCCAGGCCATCTTATCTCGTGGAGGATTCTATAAGACAAAGGCCtcgaaaattgaaatatacTTCAGACACAGAGCCTGAACTTTACTGgtactaa
- the LOC108024739 gene encoding uncharacterized protein LOC108024739 — protein sequence MSLANIKQKETKGKKKMLPKLRTILANPYKQHSPVLSDEEVQQFCQILQRARDKSATETKSFATRFGIHLGLESSLRAINSQRFSCLLVSLSLRPAHLIRLIATSASVKVPTAPVYAQPKMEELTQEIFGVRAVCLALPLDLGSISTELEQWVAARKRTPQPAKKIIPKIHKKAKKVAIYTQHIEEEVKKPLPIVEKKDWDDDFISFSEDKPSIRLDREDVQMETQKLGNALSNLAMKAKSKKVEVRKEESPVLEPMEVDHIEDLVEPDEDDFLPKNLQNYRPLTVHQVRPNPDKKPKKKRNKKSNQLTKS from the exons ATGAGCTTGGCCAACATAAAACAGAAAGAAACCAAGGGCAAGAAGAAAATGCTGCCCAAATTGCGAACTATTCTGGCTAATCCGTATAAACAGCACAG TCCTGTTTTGTCGGATGAGGAAGTCCAGCAGTTTTGTCAGATTCTCCAAAGAGCCAGAGACAAAAGCGCGACAGAAACCAAATCGTTTGCCACTCGATTTGGTATTCATCTTGGCCTGGAAAGCTCCCTGCGTGCCATAAATTCCCAACGTttttcctgcttgctggttTCCTTAAGCCTGCGACCAGCACATCTCATCCGTCTCATAGCCACCAGTGCATCCGTCAAGGTTCCCACGGCACCCGTCTATGCACAGCCCAAAATGGAGGAGCTTACTCAGGAAATTTTTGGGGTAAGGGCTGTTTGCTTGGCCCTACCCTTGGATTTGGGTTCCATAAGTACGGAGCTCGAGCAATGGGTTGCAGCCCGAAAGCGGACACCGCAACCAGCCAAAAAGATAATCCCAAAAATCCACAAAAAAGCCAAGAAAGTGGCAATATATACTCAACACATCGAAGAGGAAGTGAAGAAACCCCTTCCCATAGTTGAAAAAAAGGATTGGGATGATGATTTCATATCCTTCTCCGAAGACAAACCCTCTATAAGGCTGGACCGCGAGGATGTCCAGATGGAGACCCAAAAACTGGGCAATGCGCTCAGCAATTTGGCCATGAAAGCCAAAAGTAAAAAGGTGGAAGTGAGAAAAGAGGAATCCCCCGTCTTGGAGCCCATGGAGGTGGATCACATTGAAGATTTAGTGGAGCCCGATGAAGATGATTTTCTGCCTAAGAATCTGCAGAACTATCGACCCCTTACTGTCCACCAAGTACGCCCCAATCCCGACAAGAAACCCAAAAAGAAGCGAAACAAAAAGTCGAATCAGTTAACCAAATCCTAG
- the LOC108024740 gene encoding mitochondrial transcription rescue factor 1: MLRSLRQITRLGRSLRLPIPAKSLLKSSADSRLQAPLHTSVALWKYDKKSSRASDDLDSDDEDDEDFKDERDSKVVKTKVNSLRADLLLKAGLGMARNKVELNFYESKIRVNGKKLPKKSAQLEIGDDIDVIRGFSQTNPSHLVVARVSILSASEREEGLSVHLRRYKSLLVENYKGPNAFKSSEHVAH; encoded by the exons ATGCTCCGTAGTTTACGTCAAATAACGAGGCTAGGAAGATCCCTCAGGCTGCCAATTCCAGCCAAAAGTCTGCTTAAATCATCAGCCGACTCCAGGCTTCAAGCTCCTCTACACACCAGCGTTGCGTTGTGGAAATACGACAAGAAATCCTCGCGAGCATCGGATGATTTGGACAGCGACGACGAGGATGATGAGGATTTCAAGGACGAAAGGGACTCCAAGGTGGTCAAGACCAAGGTGAACTCGCTGCGTGCTGATCTCCTGCTGAAAGCTGGCCTGGGCATGGCCAGGAA CAAAGTGGAACTGAATTTCTATGAAAGCAAGATAAGGGTCAATGGAAAAAAGCTGCCCAAGAAGAGTGCCCAG CTCGAAATCGGCGATGATATCGATGTGATCAGGGGCTTTAGCCAGACGAATCCCTCTCACCTGGTCGTGGCCCGCGTCTCCATTCTTTCCGCCAGCGAACGCGAGGAGGGACTCAGTGTGCACCTGCGGCGCTATAAGTCCCTCCTAGTGGAGAACTACAAAGGACCCAACGCCTTTAAATCCTCGGAACACGTCGCTCATTAA